Within Strix uralensis isolate ZFMK-TIS-50842 unplaced genomic scaffold, bStrUra1 scaffold_435, whole genome shotgun sequence, the genomic segment CACAGGCTTCCCCAAAACCAGCTTGACCCCCCATGTGACCCCCTcacccccatgggacccccccaggacccccaacTCGTTCCCCACTCAAAGGTGGGACCCCCCATGTGCTCCCGTACCAGGATGGGACCCCCCGAACCAGCCTGACCCCCCATGTGACCCCCCCCCAGACAGGAGCCTCCCCAACCCCCCTGGGAGCCCCCACTCTCCTGTACCAGGATGGGGCCCCCCCAGAAGCagcctgaccccccccccccacgtgcCCCCCAGTGGGGTCAgaccccccctgtgccccccccgcccccagggcTCAgactgggggggtctgggggggggtcCTAGTCCCCCCACACTATGGGGGCCCCCTCCGACCCCCCCCCAGCTGTGTCCTTGCTctgcctgtgccccctccccgcccccccccagggaAAAaccaggaaaaggagaaaaaaaggaaaaagggaaaaaaaatacacaaaaaaaaaagagaaaagaggcgGAAAACGGcgaataaacaggaaaaaacgGCGAGATTTGGGCAAAGTGCAGCGCTGCGGCCTGGCTCTTtgggggggtcacggggggggTCAATTATGGGGTCAGGGGGGTCACGGGACCATCCCGGTCTCACCGGGtgcgcgcgcgcccccgcccccaAGCGACACTTCCGGTCCGCGCCGGAAGTGCCCCCGCGGAGGGGCGGGGCTAAGCGCCCGCTGCGGGAGGAGCCGAAGTGGCGCCGAGCGGAGGCGGAAACTACCgaaggggcgggggcggccggtaCCGAACCGCGCACCGGGGGCTCTCCCAGCGCCGTAGCGGGAGGGGTGGAGGCGGGGCGGCGGAACGCggctcttccccctccccccccccaaaatccgCCGTGGCCGAGGCGAGCGCAGCGGCGGCCGGAAGTCAGTCAGGGCCGAGACGGAAGTGACGTAACAGCGTGGCGGAAGGAGCCTGAGGGGAGCCGAGCGGCGCCGGAAAGGGCCGAGTGGCGCCGGAAAGGGCCGAGCGCCGCCGGAAAGGGCCGAGCGCCGCCGGAAAGGGCCGAGCGCCGCCGGAAAGGGCCGAGCGCGGCCCGAGGAGCCCCGAGCGGCGGCCGGAAGTTGCCGAGCGCGGGGCCGGAAGTGGCCGATCGCTGCCGAGCGGGGGGACGGTGCCGCCGCGGCCTGTGCGGGGTCGGAGTCGGgaagcggggccggggccgtAACCGGGaaccgggagcggggccggggctggagccggagccgctgccgccgccaccgccatCATCATGTCGGACTTCGACGAGTTCGAGCGGCAGCTCAACGAGAACAAACAAGGTACCGGCGGGGGCGGCGCCCCGCCCCcaccgcgccgccgccgcccctcccccacACGCCGAACGGACCCGCCCCGCCCCCACCCGGGTCCCTACCCCCCCCCCTCGGGGTCTGTGTGTCCCCCGGGGGGTGCCCCCtgcggcgggggggtcccgggggggctgcccccccccccatcgccccccctggggggctctgcccctccttctccccacacGATggggctccccgccccccccgccgtgcTCCCTTTGGGGGGGCTCCCCCACCCCATGAGCGCTGCCTGGGGGGTCGGGGTCCCCCCCCTCCCGCTCACTGCCTCTGCTTGATTTCGGGGTCCCCTGGGAGGGCGCAGCCCCCCCCTTCCAAACGCCACGTGCTGCCCCCCCAGGTGTCCCtttgcccccccccgcccccagcaggGTTGGACACCCCCAGCCCGAGGTCATGGCGGGTCCCAGCCCTTTGAGGGGGGGAACCTGGAGCTGCTGATCCCCCCAACCTCTAACCCACCCCCCCAATTttcatgtgtccccccccccagagcGCGACAAGGAGAACCGGCACCGGAAGCGCAGCCACAGCCGCTCCCGCAGCCGGGACCGGAAACGCCGGAGCCGCAGCCGGGACCGGAGGAACCGGGATCAACGCAGCGTCTCCCGCGACCGCCGGCGGCGCCGGTACCGCCCGCACGCCTGGGAGCCTttattttggagggggggggggggggggggggggaggggggacaaCGAGGTTGGGACCCCCCCCTGAATTAAAAAGGGGGGGTTCAACTCCGGCACCTGCCGTAACGGCGTCTCCTTGCCCTCCCAGGTCGCCTTTGAGCCTTTCGGGACCCCTGAGGTGAGTTTGAGGGGTCTGAAAGTATTGGGGGGGGTCTGTCAGTGctgtgggggggacaggggggtgttTAGCCCCCCCCCTTCACCCCGCTGCGTGCTCCCCCCCGCAGCCGCTCCCCCCCGCCatgagaagaagaagaagatccGCAAGTACTGGGACGTGCCCCCCCCTGGTTTCGAGCACATCACCCCCATGCAGTACAAAGCCATGCAAGGtgcgtctgtgtgtgtgtgtcccccccctgtaccccaggaccccccccccagagcccccccaagCCCTGactgtgcccccccccctccccgttttCCAGCCGCGGGGCAGATCCCGGCCACGGCGCTGCTGCCCACCATGACCCCCGACGGTTTGGCCGTCACCCCCACGCCGGTGCCGGTGGTGGGCAGCCAGATGACGCGGCAGGCGCGGCGCCTCTACGTCGGCAACATCCCCTTCGGCATCACCGAGGTATtttggggagggggcgggggggcagagttcaccccccccccccgagcaccATTTTGGGGCTATTTGGACAAGTCGCCACCACGAGGCGTCAGGGATGGGCCCTTCAGTGTGTTCTCCCCAAAAATCCGCCGTGGGGGGGTTACACAACCCAGCCTCactgtttttattgtttcttctctccccccccccccttttttttttttttaatgcccccTCCCCGTTTTTAGGAAGCCATGATGGATTTCTTCAACGCCCAGATGCGGCTGGGGGGCCTGACCCAAGCGCCGGGCAACCCCGTCCTGGCTGTTCAAATCAACCAGGACAAGAATTTCGCCTTTTTGGAGGTAAAATGGGGTGTGAGGGGTATGGGGGGGGGGTCTGTGATGCCCACGGGGGGTCATTAATGCGTATCCCCCCCCTCCAGTTCCGCTCGGTGGACGAGACCACGCAGGCCATGGCCTTCGACGGGATCATTTTCCAAGGGCAGTCGCTGAAGATCCGCCGCCCCCACGACTACCAGCCGCTGCCCGGCATGTCGAGAACCCCTCCGTCTACGTGCCGGGTGAGcgggggacccccaaaacccccagggGCCCCCCTACATCTTGATAGTACAggctggaggtgg encodes:
- the U2AF2 gene encoding LOW QUALITY PROTEIN: splicing factor U2AF 65 kDa subunit (The sequence of the model RefSeq protein was modified relative to this genomic sequence to represent the inferred CDS: inserted 2 bases in 2 codons) gives rise to the protein MSDFDEFERQLNENKQERDKENRHRKRSHSRSRSRDRKRRSRSRDRRNRDQRSVSRDRRRRRYPAPPRHEKKKKIRKYWDVPPPGFEHITPMQYKAMQAAGQIPATALLPTMTPDGLAVTPTPVPVVGSQMTRQARRLYVGNIPFGITEEAMMDFFNAQMRLGGLTQAPGNPVLAVQINQDKNFAFLEFRSVDETTQAMAFDGIIFQGQSLKIRRPHDYQPLPGMXENPSVYVPGVVSTVVPDSAHKLFIGGLPNYLNDDQVKELLTSFGPLKAFNLVKDSATGLSKGYAFCEYVDINVTDQAIAGLNGMQLGDKKLLVQRASVGAKNATLSTINQTPVTLQVPGLMSSQVQMGGHPTEVLCLMNMVLPEELLDDEEYEEIVEDVRDECGKYGLVKSIEIPRPVDGVEVPGCGKIFVEFTSVFDCQKAMXGLTGRKFANRVVVTKYCDPDSYHRRDFW